From a region of the Actinopolymorpha singaporensis genome:
- a CDS encoding phytanoyl-CoA dioxygenase family protein: MQPAHGGTGGWHQDGSGAYDFGKLGYPVALIQLWVSFLLADQTRPGTGNMELIPGSHRSSVPLPADIRAARGDTPIGHVICAPTGSVLVFHNGVWHRTYRHDGDRDRFTAHYVYSPPWVRPADRFTNSGGFLERTTPMRGL; the protein is encoded by the coding sequence ATGCAACCCGCGCACGGCGGGACGGGCGGTTGGCACCAGGACGGTTCGGGTGCGTACGACTTCGGCAAGCTCGGTTACCCGGTGGCGCTGATCCAGTTGTGGGTGTCGTTCCTGCTGGCGGACCAGACGCGACCGGGCACCGGGAACATGGAGTTGATCCCCGGCAGCCACCGCAGCTCGGTACCGTTGCCCGCCGACATCCGGGCGGCTCGTGGGGACACGCCGATCGGGCACGTGATCTGTGCGCCGACCGGGTCGGTGCTTGTGTTCCACAACGGTGTCTGGCACCGGACGTACCGCCACGACGGGGACCGGGACCGCTTCACCGCGCACTACGTCTACAGCCCGCCATGGGTACGCCCGGCCGACCGGTTCACGAACTCGGGCGGCTTCCTGGAACGCACCACACCCATGCGCGGGCTTTGA
- a CDS encoding carboxymuconolactone decarboxylase family protein, which produces MSDDNLTATQRLVGDSAPKLAALTDDILFGHVWERAKLSKRDRSLVTVASLVTSGCTDQLVAHLRRAKDNGLTEDELKEAIIHLAFYAGWPKAMSAVQIAKKVFADN; this is translated from the coding sequence GTGTCTGACGACAACCTGACAGCCACCCAACGTCTGGTCGGGGACTCCGCCCCGAAGCTGGCCGCGCTCACCGACGACATCTTGTTCGGCCACGTGTGGGAACGCGCCAAGCTGTCGAAGCGGGACCGCAGTCTGGTCACGGTGGCCAGCCTGGTCACTTCCGGCTGCACCGATCAGCTCGTCGCTCATCTGCGCCGGGCGAAGGACAACGGCCTCACCGAGGACGAGCTGAAGGAGGCGATCATCCATCTCGCCTTCTACGCCGGCTGGCCGAAGGCCATGTCGGCCGTCCAGATAGCCAAGAAGGTCTTCGCCGACAACTGA
- a CDS encoding SDR family oxidoreductase, with protein sequence MVDDHAAGPGAGQVAVITGASSGIGAATARALTAQGYRVALLARRVDRLEQLATELGSGTLAIAADVTDRDALLAAADRVQRELGGADVLVNNAGVMLLGPFGSEQREEARRMVEVNLLGAMTATEVFLPQLRQGGGDLVNISSVAGRTARAGNAAYAATKWGMNGWSEALRQELQPDIRVTVIEPGAVATELTDHITDPSTKQNTEQFYAQLAITAEDVADVIAFAVTRPRRMTLNEILIRPTAQPG encoded by the coding sequence ATGGTTGACGACCACGCCGCCGGCCCAGGCGCCGGCCAGGTCGCTGTGATCACCGGTGCGTCGTCCGGGATCGGCGCCGCGACGGCTCGTGCCCTCACCGCTCAGGGCTACCGGGTGGCGCTGCTGGCCCGTCGCGTCGACCGCCTCGAGCAGCTGGCGACTGAACTCGGCAGCGGGACCCTGGCGATCGCCGCCGACGTCACCGACCGCGATGCCCTGCTAGCGGCAGCGGACCGTGTCCAGCGGGAACTGGGCGGGGCCGACGTGCTGGTCAACAACGCGGGCGTGATGTTGCTCGGCCCCTTCGGGTCCGAGCAACGCGAAGAGGCACGGCGGATGGTCGAGGTCAACCTGCTCGGCGCGATGACCGCCACCGAGGTGTTCCTGCCGCAGCTGCGCCAGGGCGGTGGAGACCTGGTGAACATCTCCTCCGTCGCCGGCCGGACCGCCCGCGCCGGGAACGCTGCCTACGCCGCCACCAAGTGGGGTATGAACGGCTGGTCGGAGGCACTGCGGCAAGAGCTGCAGCCGGACATCCGCGTCACCGTGATCGAGCCCGGCGCGGTCGCCACCGAACTCACCGATCACATCACCGATCCCTCCACCAAGCAGAACACCGAACAGTTCTACGCCCAGCTGGCCATCACCGCCGAGGACGTCGCCGATGTGATCGCGTTCGCGGTCACCCGCCCCCGCCGGATGACACTCAACGAGATCCTGATCCGGCCGACCGCTCAACCCGGCTGA
- a CDS encoding glycoside hydrolase family 15 protein → METFVSDSRATADYLPIADHGVIGDLRTCALVGTDGTIDWYCCPRFDSPSVFASILDARRGGRFALHPEDVIRSKQLYFPDTNILITRFFTAGGVAEVQDFMPIMGDVREVERHRLVRRVVCTRGSVPFVVEVAPRFDYGREQHKLRFEGGHAVFEGESLTLALSATVRLDQSDQDVTARFVLREGETAPFVLDRLTSSIVPRVCPTREAEMLFRQTVQFWRSWLAQSRYAGRWREVVHRSALVLKLLTYAPTGAIVAAATTSLPEKLGGERNWDYRHTWLRDAAFSVYALLRLGFTQEAQAFMGWLGDRLRDHRGPGAEPLQIMYGIDGRADLAESELTHLQGYRGSAPVRIGNSAAAQRQLDIYGELIDSVYLYNKYGEPIGIDLWDDLTRTVDWLCEHWDQADEGIWETRGGPKHFTYTRVLSWVAIERAIRIARQRGLPANEPHWARQRDAIYRQVLSNGWSRDRQAFVQHYEDDVLDASLLIMPLVKFVAPTDSRWLATLDAISSDLVSDSLVYRYDPDASPDGLRGHEGTMSLCSFWYVEALARAGRVEDARLVFDKMLTYANHLGLYSEQIGTTGEQLGNFPQAFTHLALISAAYNLDRALK, encoded by the coding sequence ATGGAAACCTTCGTGAGCGATTCCCGTGCCACCGCAGATTATCTTCCGATTGCCGACCATGGCGTGATCGGCGACCTGCGTACGTGTGCGCTGGTTGGTACGGACGGGACGATCGACTGGTATTGCTGCCCACGCTTTGATTCGCCGAGCGTATTCGCCTCGATCCTCGATGCTCGGCGCGGAGGAAGGTTCGCGCTGCACCCGGAAGACGTGATCAGGTCCAAGCAGCTGTATTTTCCGGATACCAATATCTTGATCACGCGCTTCTTCACGGCCGGTGGTGTGGCCGAGGTTCAGGACTTCATGCCGATCATGGGGGATGTCAGGGAGGTGGAGCGGCACCGGCTGGTTCGTCGTGTCGTGTGCACACGGGGCAGCGTGCCCTTTGTGGTCGAGGTTGCGCCCCGCTTCGACTACGGGCGCGAGCAGCACAAGCTTCGTTTCGAAGGCGGGCACGCCGTCTTCGAGGGGGAGTCGCTGACTCTGGCGCTGTCAGCCACGGTCCGGCTGGACCAATCCGATCAGGATGTCACCGCACGGTTCGTGTTGCGTGAGGGCGAGACCGCACCCTTCGTCCTTGACAGGCTGACCAGCAGCATCGTGCCGCGCGTCTGCCCCACGCGGGAGGCCGAGATGTTGTTTCGTCAAACCGTGCAGTTCTGGCGGAGTTGGCTCGCCCAATCGCGCTATGCCGGGCGCTGGCGGGAGGTCGTACACCGCTCTGCGCTGGTGCTGAAACTGCTGACCTACGCCCCTACAGGAGCTATCGTCGCGGCGGCCACGACGAGTCTTCCGGAGAAGCTCGGAGGAGAACGCAACTGGGACTACCGCCATACCTGGCTCAGAGACGCCGCCTTCTCGGTCTACGCATTGCTCCGCCTCGGGTTCACCCAGGAGGCACAGGCATTCATGGGCTGGCTCGGCGACCGGCTTCGAGACCATCGCGGTCCGGGGGCCGAGCCACTGCAGATCATGTACGGCATCGACGGGCGTGCAGACCTGGCAGAGTCAGAACTAACTCATCTGCAGGGGTACCGCGGGTCAGCACCGGTCCGCATCGGGAACAGTGCCGCCGCACAGCGCCAGCTTGACATCTACGGTGAACTCATCGATTCGGTCTACCTCTACAACAAGTACGGTGAGCCGATCGGGATCGACCTGTGGGACGATCTCACCAGAACCGTCGACTGGCTGTGCGAGCACTGGGACCAAGCCGACGAGGGAATCTGGGAGACCCGCGGAGGACCCAAGCATTTTACGTACACCCGCGTACTGTCATGGGTGGCGATCGAACGCGCGATCAGAATCGCCCGGCAGCGCGGCCTCCCGGCCAACGAGCCCCACTGGGCGAGGCAGCGCGACGCGATCTACCGGCAGGTTCTGTCCAATGGTTGGTCGAGAGACCGGCAGGCATTCGTTCAACACTATGAGGACGATGTGCTCGACGCGTCGCTGCTCATCATGCCGCTGGTCAAGTTCGTCGCCCCCACAGACTCTCGCTGGCTGGCCACGCTGGATGCCATCTCCAGCGACCTCGTCTCGGACTCGCTCGTGTACCGCTACGATCCCGATGCCAGCCCCGATGGTCTGCGCGGACATGAAGGCACCATGTCGCTGTGTAGCTTCTGGTACGTCGAGGCGCTCGCCCGAGCCGGAAGAGTCGAAGACGCCCGCCTGGTGTTCGACAAGATGCTCACCTACGCCAATCACCTCGGGCTGTACTCCGAACAGATCGGCACCACCGGCGAACAGCTCGGCAACTTCCCACAAGCCTTCACCCACCTCGCGCTGATCAGCGCCGCGTACAACCTCGACCGCGCCCTCAAATAG
- a CDS encoding G5 domain-containing protein: MERVKTLGNCGRRPRLGHVVALTALLFLCGGTAACGAEQKNDAVSSATPSNTATPSHTPSQTPSQTPTPTSTPSPAALTQGTPSPTPTTVYRVVRTTETIPYESRTVNSAALKKGTIRLKQNGRNGLRTKVFRIAVRGGVEVGRTLVNTTVREPVTQVTLRGTRVPRPAPQPKSACDPNYTGACVPIASDVDCGGGSGNGPAYVYGTVKVVGTDIYDLDRDGDGYGCD; encoded by the coding sequence ATGGAACGCGTCAAGACACTGGGAAACTGCGGGCGACGACCTAGGCTGGGACATGTCGTCGCCCTAACTGCGTTGTTGTTTCTGTGCGGGGGCACGGCCGCTTGTGGTGCTGAGCAGAAAAACGACGCTGTATCCTCGGCTACACCCTCCAACACTGCAACGCCGTCTCACACGCCGTCACAAACGCCGTCACAAACCCCAACTCCCACCTCAACACCGTCCCCGGCGGCTCTCACTCAGGGCACGCCGTCGCCGACACCCACTACCGTCTACCGGGTCGTACGCACGACTGAAACCATCCCCTATGAGTCGCGGACCGTAAACTCTGCGGCCCTTAAAAAGGGGACCATTAGGCTAAAGCAGAACGGCCGGAATGGGCTCCGGACCAAGGTGTTTCGAATTGCTGTAAGAGGTGGCGTCGAGGTCGGGAGAACGCTTGTGAACACCACGGTGCGAGAGCCTGTCACCCAGGTAACACTCCGCGGCACACGGGTCCCTCGTCCCGCCCCACAACCCAAATCTGCGTGTGATCCTAATTACACAGGCGCTTGCGTGCCAATCGCCAGCGATGTCGACTGCGGTGGAGGCAGCGGCAACGGCCCCGCGTACGTATATGGCACCGTGAAGGTCGTCGGCACAGACATCTACGACCTCGACCGCGATGGTGATGGATATGGGTGTGACTAG
- a CDS encoding Gfo/Idh/MocA family protein translates to MVVAVGLAGAGRRAAGIHAPAIAGCPKVRLAGVWGRSPALIQNLAERTGTSAYTRYADFLRDCDAVAFAVPPAVQADLAVSTAHAGKALLLEKPLGGDLAGAEQVADAVATTRVVSQLALTWRYAVAVREFLTFTAPRARPQGGSGRVISGVLADPRWASLWQVERGVLRAYGTDLVDLLDAALGRVLAVRAHGDPGGWVGIMLEHEGGHFSEASLYAHIEHRADGHAHVSNRAEVEVFGPGGAADVDCLTGVDQDAFKTMYDEFATAVENHASPELDVRRGLHLQQVLDNAETDLLRQV, encoded by the coding sequence GTGGTCGTGGCCGTCGGCCTCGCGGGAGCGGGGCGCCGAGCCGCCGGGATTCATGCCCCGGCCATCGCGGGCTGTCCGAAGGTGCGGTTGGCTGGAGTTTGGGGGCGTTCGCCCGCACTGATCCAGAACCTCGCCGAGCGCACCGGGACGTCGGCATACACCCGCTACGCCGACTTCCTCCGAGACTGCGATGCGGTCGCGTTCGCCGTGCCCCCGGCGGTGCAGGCCGACCTCGCCGTGAGCACGGCACACGCCGGCAAGGCTCTTCTGCTGGAGAAGCCCCTGGGCGGCGACCTCGCCGGAGCCGAGCAGGTGGCGGACGCGGTGGCCACCACCCGCGTCGTCTCCCAACTGGCGTTGACATGGCGCTACGCCGTCGCGGTGCGGGAGTTCCTGACCTTCACCGCTCCACGTGCCAGGCCGCAGGGCGGCAGCGGACGGGTGATCTCCGGCGTGCTCGCCGATCCACGATGGGCAAGCCTCTGGCAGGTGGAGCGCGGTGTGCTGAGGGCGTACGGAACCGATCTTGTGGATCTCCTCGACGCGGCACTCGGCCGGGTGCTCGCGGTACGTGCGCACGGTGACCCCGGCGGCTGGGTCGGGATCATGCTCGAGCACGAGGGCGGGCACTTCAGCGAGGCGTCGCTGTACGCGCACATCGAACACCGCGCGGACGGCCACGCCCACGTGTCGAACCGTGCCGAGGTCGAGGTGTTCGGCCCGGGTGGGGCGGCCGACGTCGACTGCCTGACGGGTGTGGACCAGGACGCGTTCAAGACGATGTACGACGAGTTCGCGACGGCGGTCGAGAACCACGCCTCACCCGAGCTCGACGTACGCCGGGGTCTTCACCTGCAACAGGTTCTCGACAACGCGGAGACGGACCTCCTCCGGCAGGTGTGA
- a CDS encoding FAD-dependent oxidoreductase has translation MSSAGGAVDRLDGGDASPAGVSAVPPSKTPVSRSVPSPRTAGPDPASYRDAAMGAFRRSGRIVIVIVIVIVGASLAGLAAAKTLRRERFTGPLTMIGDEPYQPYDRPPLPKQSARHAVIPPSAHPLPRRAGSSRCPPAGCGHGDLHPRPRRPRWLEHLPDG, from the coding sequence ATGTCCAGTGCAGGCGGTGCGGTCGACCGGCTGGACGGCGGGGATGCTTCACCGGCGGGGGTGTCGGCTGTGCCGCCGTCCAAGACGCCGGTGTCGCGATCTGTGCCGTCGCCACGGACGGCGGGCCCGGACCCGGCGAGCTACCGAGACGCGGCAATGGGGGCGTTTCGCCGGTCCGGTCGGATCGTAATCGTGATCGTGATCGTGATCGTGGGAGCCTCACTGGCAGGTCTGGCCGCTGCGAAGACCTTACGTAGAGAGAGGTTCACGGGGCCGCTGACGATGATCGGTGACGAGCCGTATCAGCCCTACGACCGCCCACCGCTGCCCAAACAGAGCGCCCGCCATGCCGTCATTCCACCATCTGCACACCCACTACCTCGACGAGCTGGCAGCAGCCGGTGTCCGCCCGCCGGATGTGGACACGGTGATCTGCACCCACGTCCACGGCGACCACGTTGGCTGGAACACCTGCCTGACGGCTGA